CCAGACGGCCGGGGTGCTCAGCACGATCGACATGGCCCGACCAGAAAAGACCGCGCTGACCGCCGCAAACGATTAACTCAGCCGCCGGTGCTGGTGAAGCGCTCGCGGAAACCGTGGAGACCATGCCGAGCTCACGCAAAAGCACGACACAACGACGCCGACCTGACCCGCAACAGTGGCGACCGCGGCACCGCAGCATCAACTCAGCCACCGGCACTCGTGAAACGCTCCCGAAACGCCGTCGGGGCCACACCGACTCACGAGCAAAGCCACGACGCAACGACGCCGGCGAACCGAAACCGACCTGGCGCGCAATGGTGGCGACGGCGTCGTCGCAGGATTCGAGGCAGGATTTGGCGGCTTCGACGCGGATCTGTTCGACGTAGTGGGCAGGGGTGGTGTCGAGCTCGCCGCGGAAGAGGCCACCGAACGCAAGACGCCGCGGCGAGGGACCCCACCGCGGCGTCGAGGGAGCTCAGGCCTCGATCGGGCTGAGGACGAAGATCGGCATCTTGCGGGTGGTCTTGGTCTGGTAGTCGGCGTAGTCGGGCCACACCTCGACGGCGCGGTCGAACCAGGTGGCGTACTCGGCGTCGTGGACTTCGCGGGCCTCGTAGTCCTTCTTGACGGGGCCGTCCTGGAGTTCGACGTGGGGGTTGGCGACGACGTTGTAGTACCAGACCGGGTTCTTCGGCGCGCCGCCGAGCGACGCGACCACGGCGTACTCGCCGTTGTGCTCGACGCGCATCAGCGGGCTCTTGCGGAGCTTCCCGGTCTTGGCGCCCACTGAGGTCAGCACGACGACGGGCTTGCCCTGGTTGTCCGTGCCCTCTTGGCCACCGGACTTCTCGATGAGCGGACTATACCTTGCTTTGGCGCGCAGAAGTGACGGCGGCAACACTCACAGCGAAGATCAGCCGCAGACGCGTTCGACCAGGGTTTTCCAGCCGGCGGCGAGATCCCGCGGCATGGCGACGGGGGCGGTGCCGTCGGAGGCGCGCAAGTAGAGCAGGAGCGGGCCTTCGAGCGCGGCCGTCAGCTGCAGGGCCAGCGCGGGGATCGCCGGGACGTCGGGGCAGGCCTCGCGCAGCAGCATCTGCACGTGGAACAGCGACGGGCTCGCCGAGACCGGGATGGGCTGGGCCGGGTCGAGCGCCGCGCGGGCCAGCACCGTGCGTTCGACGAGGAACTCCATGCGCGCGTGGCCGAACGCGACGAGGCGGTCCACGGCCGGCGCGCCCGGGCCCAGCGGCGGCGGGCCGTTGAGGACGCGCTCCTGGAACGCCGTCTCCTCCACGTCGAGCAGCGCGAGGAAGATGCCGGCGCGCGTGCCGAAACGACGGAAGACGGTGCCCTTGCCCAGGCCGGCGCGCTCGGCGAGGCCGTCCATCGTGACCTTGTCGGCGCCGAGCTCGTCGACCATCGCGCGCGCGACCTCGATCAGGTGCGCGCGGTTACGGGCCGCGTCGGCGCGCTCCTCGCGCGGGCCGCCCAGGGGGATCGCGATGGGTTCCACGAGCGGCACGCTACCCGTCGCGGGTCACCGCAGGATGGACGTCGAGAGATCCCACAGGCGTTCGGAATTGGCCGGGTCCAGCGCGTACGCGGCGACGCCGGGGACACCGAACCCGGCGGGCGCGAAGGGACCACCGGGTGCCTCGTTGACGTCCTCGAAATAGCGGCCGCCGATGCCCTCGACCAGCGGAGACGCGGCCCGCCCAGACGTTGCAGCTGGTCAAGGAGGGGACCGCCTGCCTGCTGTGGCTCGCGACCTCACAAACCCGGCGCCGACGCGGCCACCAGCGGCATCCCGACGACCGTACCGCCCGCCATGCTCAACGTACTCATTTCCCGCCTGCTGGAGTGGAATCCGCGGCTGAGCTGCTTGCGCCGCGTAACTCACCTCGGGCAAGCCCCCACCCATCCTCGGGGGAACGGCCCTTGTCCAGCATACCGCCACCCACCGACAAAATGATCTCCCAAGCCGAGTTGTCCACAGCCGAGCCGAGTTGTGGACAACTGACGAAAGCGAGCTGGCACAACAGGAAACGCGGTGGCTGGGGATGTCCGGGCGGAGCAGGAAAGCGGTTCGGTGTCGTCGGCCGTGATCGAGCTGTCGGCGTGCTGCTCGGACCATGCCTGAAGAACCAGAATTCCGGGTACGGGAACCGGATTTTTGCCACCTTCTACGCCGAGGCAGGCAGGAACCCCAGCGGAGAGTCCGGGCGACGGCTCAGGCTTTTGGCTACTTTGGACAGTCCGGTCGACCGCGTGGTATCGGTTTCGCCGGCCGCCGTGGCGGAGTGAGTCAGCGGTCGGAAACCGTCGCCACGAAACGCACGGCGATGTCGCGGAGTTTGGTATTGGTCGTCTGCGATTCGGTGATGAGGCGGTGCATGGCTTCGTCCGCGTTGATGCGGTGGATGGCCATGAGCATGCCCTTGGCCTGCTCGATCACGCTGCGCGACTGCATCGCGTGGTCGAGTTGTTCGGCGCGGCCGCGGGCGGCGTGGTAGCGGTGGTTCGTGCGGAGGCCGAAGGCGACCATGGTGAGGTAGACCTTGAGCAGCTGGCTGTCGAGCTCGCGGAAGCCGTGGTCGCCGAAGCCGAAGAGGTTGAGCGCGCCGGCGAGGTCCTCGTCGACGCGCAGGGGCGCGGCCAGGTAGCTGCCGAGGCCGAGTTCCTTGGTGACGTCGGTGAACTCGGGCCAGCGGTGGTCCGCGGCGGGCAGCGACAGGCGCACGATCTCGCCCGTGTCGGCGGCCTGCAGGCAGGGGCCCTCGCCGGCGGCGTACTGCGCGGCGTCGACCTGAGTGGCGCGCGGGTCGGTGGTCGCGGCGGTCTCGCCCTTGCCCGAGCGGAGCACGGTCACGCTCGCCATGTCGGCGCCCGGGACGGCGCGCACGGCTTCGGCGCAGATCACTTCGAACAGCGCGGTGCCCTGCTCGTCGTCCTCGAGGGCGCGAGTGAGGCCACGCATGGCCTCGGTGAGCTCGTCGAGCTCTTCCGACATCTTCGTCTCCTCATCCACTCCGCCTGTTCTCCTGTCGTGCCGCGCAGGCGGGTTCCGTTCCCGCCGGCCTCGGTGAAGCCGCTGGGATCCCAACGGAACTTTCACGATTTTACCTGGTCACGCGGGACCGGCGAGCACCTCTTCGGCTTCGTCGAGCCACGCCGTGAAGACGGTGTGCGCCGCGGGGGCGAGGGTGGGGCCGTGGGTGATGGCGTCGACGCGGAGGGTGCGGGGGTCGACGCCCGCGGTGACCAGTTCGGCAGTGTGGCCGATGAGCCAGGGTTCGAGGCGCGTGTGGTCGGCTTCGAGGTGGAACTGGAGGGCGAGGGTGCCCGGGGCGGGGCTGAACGCCTGGTGGGGGGAAGCCCGGGGTTTCGGCCAGCGTCACCGAGCCGGCGGGGATGGCGAACTGATCGCCGTGCCAGTGGAGGACGGGGACGCCGTCCAAAGGGGACAGAATCGAGTCGCGGCCGGTGGGGGTCAAGGCCAGCCGCGAGTAGCCGATTTCCTTCTTGCCGGTCGGGGTGACGGCGGCGCCGAGGGCGGCGGCGATGAGCTGGGCGCCGAGGCAAATGCCCAGGGTGGGGCGCCTCAGAAAAAGCCGCGCGGCGATCGCGGTGAGTTCGTCCGACAGGAAGGCGTACAACGCGGTGTCGCCGACGCCGATCGGGCCGCCGAGGACGACCACGACGTCCGGGGCGGACAGCCGCTCCGGCGTGATCGGGTCGACGCCGGCTTCGAGGTAGTCGACGGTGTAGCCGCGGGCGAGCAGCAGCGGCTCGAGAACGCCGAGGTCCTCGAAAGCCACGTGTCGAACCGCCAACGCGCGCTCGGGTCACGCTTGCTCCTCCGGGGCCGCGATCACCAAGAGCACCTCGGCGGGCTCAGGGCTGATCGACTTGACGTAGTGGGGAATCCCGCCGCGGAAGTACACCGAGTCGCCCGCGGCCAGGCGTTCCGTGCGGTCCGGGAAACGCATCTCGATCTCGCCGGAGCGCACGAGGATGAGCTCGTCACCGGAGTGCGCGCGGTAGAGGCACTCGACCTCGTCGGCCGGCGGATAGATGAGGAACGGCAGCATCTGCTTGCCGACCACGCCGCCGGCGAGGTGCACGAAGCTCGAACCGGAGTCGGGCACGGTCGGGTCCGCGGCGGTGCCGACGCGGCGGACTTCGAGGTTGGCGCTGTCCTGCGCGTCGCCGAAGAGCTGGGTGACGTCGACGCCCAAGGCCTCCGCGAGGCCGATCGCGACGGCGATGGAGGGCGTGCTGTTGCCTCGCTCCACTTTGGACAGATACGACTTGGTGAGGCCCGTCCGGCGGGCGAGCTCGTCGAGCGTCCAGCCGCGTTCCTGGCGCAGCATCCGGAGGGTCCTCACGTATCGCAGCCTCTCACCTGGTCAGTGTCTCAGAATGAGACATGGTTGACGATAGGAAACCTTGTGTCATAGCGGCCGGGCGTCCTACCTTCGAACGGTCAACCCGCACGTCAACGCGATCACCAACCGGTTCTACGACCAGGCCCGGCAGCAGGCGGCCGACGCCGACCAGCGCTACCGCGAAAGAACCGCGCGCCCGCTCGAGGGAATTCCCTTCGCTGTCAAGGAACTGCACCCCGTGAAGGGCGTGACGACGTCGTGGGGCTCCAAGATCTTCGAAGGCGTCGAGGCCGACCACACGTTGCCGGCCATGCAGCGCATGTTCGACGCCGGCGCGATCATGCACATCCGCACCACCACGCCGGAGTTCGCGCACTGCGGCCACTGCCACAGCCCGCTCTACGACATCACCCGCAACCCGTGGAACCTCGACTTCAGCAGCGGTGGCTCATCCGGCGGCTCGTCCGTCGCCGTCGCGACCGGGATGGCCCTGCTGGCCGGGGGCGACGACGGCGGCGGCTCGCTACGCATGCCCGCGTCGTCGTGCGGGATCGTCGGGTACAAGGCGCCGTTCGGGCGCAACCCGTCGGCGCTGCTGGACACGATGTTCGAGGCCATCGTGCACGTCGGCGTGCTCGGCCGGACCGTGGGTGACGTGGCGCTCGCGCAGAACGTCGTCTCCGGTCAGCACCCGGACGACATCACGACCCTGCGCGAACGCGTGACCATTCCCGCTGGTCCCGGCTCCGTGGAAGGCGTGCGCATCGCGTACTCGCCGGACCTGGGTTACGTCGAGGTCGGCACCGAGGTCGCGCGGAAGACGGAGGAAGCCGTCGCGAAGCTGGCCGAGGCCGGCGCCGTGGTGGAGCAGGTGGACCTCGGCTGGAACGAGAGCACGTACGACGCCTGGGTCACACTGGCAAGGGCTGTTCGCGGCCATCGCCGGCGAGCACATCCCGCAGTGGCAGTACAAAATGGACCCGTTCGTGCGCCACCTCATCCTGCAGGGCCAGCAGCTCGACCACGTGCGGGTCAAGAAGACGGAGCTCGTGCGCACGGAGATGTGGACGAAGCTGTCGGCCGTCTTCGCGAACTACGACCTGCTGATGTGCCCGACGCAGGCCGTGCCCGCACTGGCCGCGAACCACCAGAACGACGACAAGTCCTTCACCATCAACGGAAAGCCGGTCGACGCCTACCTCGCGTGGGCACTGACCTACCCGTTCAACCTGCTGAGCCAGCTCCCGGTGCTCACCGTGCCGTCGGGCGTCAGCTCGTCGGGCGTACCGACGGGGCTGCAGATCGTCGGCAAGCCGTACCACGACGAGGCGGTGTTCTCGGCGGCGAAGACGTTCGAAGCCGTCGCGCCGTGGGCGCAGCGGCACCCGAACCTTTAGGACACAGCGGTTTCAGACACAGCGGTTTCAGACACAGCGGTTTCGGGCTCGACGGTTTCAGACTCGGCAGTTCCGGCCGCCGCGGGCTCGGATTCGGCGGAGGGGCGCTCAGCCGGGCTTGCCCCCGCTGAGTCCGCCCGGCGCTTCCGGAGCCGCCGAACCACGAAAACGACAACGAGCACCAGCAAAACCAGCACGACCAGCAACGTCCACGGGATCGCCCAGCCACCAGCCGAACCCGTCACCACAGCGAGCGGCGCGACGGAGCCGGACGCGTCGGTGAGCAACGGCGTCAGCGAAACGTCAGCGGACACGCGCACCCCCGGAACCACACCGTGAACGGGCACCGAAACGTGCCACGTCTCCCCCGGCAGCAGCTGCGGCGAGTCCGGGATCGCGGCGGCCGGGGCGGTCCAGGCACCGAACAGACTGGCGACCGACGCGCTCTGACGGGCGGCGGCGATGGCGTTGCCGGTGTTGTGCAGGGTGTAGGACAGCGTGGCGTCGCCCGTGCCGAACGGGTTCGCCGTCCCCGAGTAGTCGACGTGCGCGTCCTCCACGGACAACGCGGGAGCCAGGTCACCGCCCACGCGCAGGCGGATCCGGATGCCGAGGCGGCGCTCGACGGTGCCCTGCTGCACCGACGTCACGATGCCGCCCAGGAAGTCACCGGCCTTGGTGCCGGCAGGAACGGCGATGGTTAAAGGCACGTCGGCCGATTCGCCGGGCCCGAGCTTCAGGTGGTCGCTCGCCGCGCGCGCCCACGCGCCGACGCCGACCGACTTCTTGTCGCGCGCGAGGAGGTCGACCTGCCCATCCGGCCGGGTGAACGCGTCCGCGGTGTACACGGCCAGCTCCAGCGGCGCGGGGCCGTTGTTGACGACCTTGAGGCCGTCGTGCACCTGCTCCCCGGCCTCGGCGGTGTAGCTGTAGTTGACGCGGTCGGCGCCGAACTCGTTGGCCGCGGTGCTGACGGCCCAGGGCACGGTGTCTTGAGAAGCGGTGTCCTGGGAACTGGTGTCCTGGGCGGCGGCGGGCATCGCCGTGGTGGCGGCGAACCCGGCGGCGAGCAGCACCGCGGCGAGCGCGCGGGTGAGCGTGGAACGCATGTGCAGTCCTCGGGCAGGTGATCAGAACGGAGTGGGCGGCAGGGGCGGGTGCCGGCGAGCACCCGCCCCTGCCTGGTGGATCAGGCGAGTCAGCTCAACGCGGTGAGCGTGGAGCCGAGCTTGCCGAGGGTCTGGCTGACCCAGCACGGCCCGTCGTGGTCGTCGTGACCGTGACCGTCATTGCCGTGGCCACCGTTGCTGCTGCCACCGCCGTTGTGGCCGTCGTTGCCGTGGCCGTTGTCACCCTTGGTGTGGATGACGACCTGGTCGACCAGGGAACCGACCTTGCCCGCGGGCGAAGCGCCCTCGTCCGGGCCGCACCACTTGTCGTTGCCGCGCTCGACGGCGGCGTTCGGAGCGGCACAGGTGCCACTGCGGACGTTCTCGACCATCAGCTTGTCGTCCCGCACCTCGACCTTGACATAGGTGCGCACGTGCTCCTGGTTCTCGACGGAGTTGGCGTAGTGGTTGGTCGGGTTCAGCGGGTCGGGACCGTAGTTCGGGTCCTTCGTGACGTCCGGGTCGGTCAGGTCGTAGTACTTCGACCCCGAGGCGGAGTTCGCCGTCACGTAGACGACGCCACCCGGGCCCTGGACCACCGAGGTGGCGCCGGGCTGCTCGGCCGGGTTGGCCTTCTGGCCGTTCTTGAGCACGTAGCTACGCGAGTAGCTGTGGTCGTGACCCTGCAGGACCAGGTCGACACCCAGGTTCGAGAACGCCGTCGGGAAGTCCTTGCGGCGCAGCTGGTTGTCGCCGTCGTTGGCGTGCGAAGCCGGCGAGTAGATGGAGTGGTGGTACACGAGCACCGTGTACTTGGCGTCCTTGCCGTGCTTCTTGATCACGTCGGTGACGTAGGCGATGTGCGCCTCGTCCGCGCCGTTGGCGTAGGCGTTGCTGTTCAGGTCGATGAACAGCACACCCTTGTAGGTGTACCAGTAGTCGCCACCGGAGTTGGTGTTCTGCGAGCCGTTGTAGAAGGGCGTCGAACGGTCGGTGTTCGGCGTCCAGAAGTGCTGCTCGTAGGACTTGCCACCCACGTCGTGGTTACCGATCGTGGCGGCCCACGGGTACTGGCGCAGCTTGTCGGAACCCAGGAACGCGTCCCAGTCCGCCTCGGTGTTGGCGCTCTCGACCTGGTCGCCACCCGACACGAGGAGCTCGGCCTTCGGGTTGGCGGCCAGCGACACGTTCAGGGTGTCGGCCCAGCCGGCCCCGTCCTTCGCGAGGTCACCCGACGAACCGATCTGCGGGTCACCGTAGAACAGGAAGTCGAAGTCGCCCTTGAAGGACTGCGTCTTGAAGGAGTACGTCGGCGACCAGCCGTCGCTGTTGCCGATGCGGTACGAGTACGCCGTGTTCTGCTGCAAGCCGTCGAGGGTGGCGTGCGCGTTGAAGCCACCGTTGACCGAGTTGCTGCCGATGACCGCCGCGAACTTCTTGGCGTTGGTGGGGAACTTGCCGTGGTTGAGCCAGTTGGTCGGCACGAGCTCGACCCGCTGGTCGGTGTTCGTGCTGGTGTACCAGGACAGCACGCGCTGCGATTCCTGGGCGCCGACACCGAGAACGATGGTGTTGGCCTTGACCGGCGGGGTGGGCGTCCACGTGGCAGCGGTCGCCGAACCGTTGCCGAACGCCAGCGCGAGGCTCACGCCCACGGTCGCGATACCGAAGGCGAGGTTCCGCCCGGATCTGGAAGGTTTCATCGGATGTGCGTTCCCTTTCGGGTCAATGGGTCGGGAAGACCGATTGGTAGCGTTATCGGCTCTGGTGTGCGATAGGTGAACTTCGCCGGAAGGACGGGTGGACCACCTGCGAATTACGTGTCAGCCCTCAGCGATACGCTGCACAAACCATGTGAGACCCATCACCGACACGGCCGCCGCGATCACCCCGGTCGTCCACTGTGGAGCGAAGTTCGCCTTGCGGCGGATCAGCACGAGAAGTGGGAAAACGATCGCGATGATCGCCAGCTGCACCGTCTCGATACCGACGTTGAACACCAGCAGCGACCACAGGAGTGTCCAAGACCACGCCGTGTCGATGCCGAGCGCCGAAGCGAACCCGAGGCCGTGGCAGAGCCCGAAACAGAAGACCACGGCGAGCCGGGTCCACCCGGCACGGTCGAGGCTGAAGTGGCCGTCGCCGAGGAGCTCGTCGTCGATGCCGTTCACCTTGCGCCGCCACAGCCGCCACAGCGGCCAGGCCGCGACCACCGCGATCGACAGGGCGATGAGGGGCTCGATGATGTTGGCGGGCACCGTGACCAGACCGAGCGCCGCCAGCACGAACGTGACCGAGTGGGCGAGCGTGAACGTGGTCGCCGCCAGCACGATCTCGCGCAGGCGCCGCGAGCCGGCGATGAGCGCGAGCAGGAAGAGGATGTGGTCGAGACCAGTGAGCAGATGCTCCGCGCCGAGCCGGAAGAACTCCCAGAACCGCTCGCCGAACGACTGCTGCGTGGAGAACGACGGCTGGTGCGCGTCGAGGGCGGCGCTGCCCGAGGTCAGGTCGAGGTCGTAGGTGACGACCGTCTTGGTGTCGCGGACGTAACCCTCGGTGTCAGGGAACAGCGCGCTGCGCACCTCATGGGCGTCGGCGCCCTCGCAGCGGTAGTCGAGGTCGAGCAGCGCGTAGGGCACGCCTTCCCGCTGCTCCATGCGGAAGCCGCCGTCTTTCGTTGGCACGCAGGGACTTTCCGTGCTCACGTGGAAGCGGTCCGTCACGTACTTGATCACCGCGGCCGAGTGGCCTTCCAGCGCTTTCGCCTGCGCGGCCGAATCTTGTGCGTCGAATGCAGCAGTGCCCTGCTGGAACAGCGGGTCGTCGTGCTCGGCGTCGGCGACGGAAACCACCAGCAGGTCGTACTCGAGCCCCAGCTCCGCACGCACTTGCCCGGACCCGGGTGACGTCACGTCGGCGTAGACGACCGACGAAAAGCCGTGCGCGGAGGCCGTGGAAGTACCGAGAATAACCGCCAGTGCGGCTAACCCGAAAACCGTTGCCAGGCGGGCGAAACTTCGGATGCGGCGGAGCATGATCTTCCTCTTTCCAGTTGCTCCCCGCACTTTGCTGGGCTCAAGAGAACAACTGGCGGAGGGTGGGCGAACATGCAGCGACCGGATGCCGACGGAAGAAAGCGGCGCAAGGGATACCGGCTGACGATCGGGTAGGAAGGAGCTCGACTCCGTCACCACTGCCCCGAAAGGACGATCCGGCTTGCGTTCACGACTCGTCGCCGTCGGCGCGCTGGCCGCCCTGCTGCTGAGCGGGTGCGGTGTCTCCGACGACTGGTCGAAACCCCATCCCGCGCCCGCCGCGGTCGGCGTGCTCGGCCAGGGTTTCACCAGCACACCGCCGACTCCGGAAGCGACAATCACCCCGCGCCCGGGTTCGTGGGACGGCGTGCACCCGGCGCCGGGCTACCGCGTGGTGCTCCTCACAGCCGGCGACGACGCGCAGACAAAGACCCTCATGGACGCGGTGAAGGACTGGGCCGAGCAGGAGAAGGTGAGCCTCAAGGTCTTGTCGGCCGACGACCCCGCTCACCACACCGACTGCATCGTCGACGCCATGAACCTCGCGCCGGACCTCATCATCACGGCCGGCAGCGAGCTCATCGACGCCGTGACGGTGGTCACGGCCAGCCACCTCGACCGGCAGTTCCTCGTGCTCGGCGCCGAGGTCGCCGAACCCACCGTCAACGTGACCGCGGCGAACTGGACCGGCGCCACCTTCCGCGGCGCCGGCCTGACCACGGCCACCGACGGCGACCCGGCGTCGTTCACCCCCGCCCGCGCGGCGGCGGCCGTGCGAGCGGGCGTGGCGAGCATCCTGAGTGGACTGACGGGGATCGTCATCCGAGTGCCCTAGTCACGCCGAAAGGGAGGGAAGCCGATTCGGCTTCCCTCCCTTTCGCGTCAGCGACTCACTTCCGCACGGACAGCAGGTCCGCCAGGTCGATGCGCTCGTAGAACTCGCGGTGGATGCGGTCGGCGACCGCCGAGACCTCGGCCGAACCGTCGTCGGACGGGTCGATGATCACGCGGTACGGGCGTTCGCCGCGGGGCAGGGCGACGATGCGAGCGATTTCGGCGGCGACCGAGGAGACGTCGGCGTCGGCCGGCTCCAGGGCGGCGAGCTTGCCCGAGACCTGCTCCATCAGGCCGGCGTACTTCGTCTCGTAGTCGGCGACGACGGCGTCGTCAGCCGGGCGGCCCGAGTGGGCGAAGTGGTTGGTGCCCGAGGTGAACGCGCCGGGGACCACGATCGACGTCTCGATGCCCCACCGGGTCAGCTCGGTC
The sequence above is a segment of the Amycolatopsis sp. 2-15 genome. Coding sequences within it:
- a CDS encoding nitroreductase family deazaflavin-dependent oxidoreductase — its product is MPPSLLRAKARYSPLIEKSGGQEGTDNQGKPVVVLTSVGAKTGKLRKSPLMRVEHNGEYAVVASLGGAPKNPVWYYNVVANPHVELQDGPVKKDYEAREVHDAEYATWFDRAVEVWPDYADYQTKTTRKMPIFVLSPIEA
- a CDS encoding TetR/AcrR family transcriptional regulator, whose amino-acid sequence is MEPIAIPLGGPREERADAARNRAHLIEVARAMVDELGADKVTMDGLAERAGLGKGTVFRRFGTRAGIFLALLDVEETAFQERVLNGPPPLGPGAPAVDRLVAFGHARMEFLVERTVLARAALDPAQPIPVSASPSLFHVQMLLREACPDVPAIPALALQLTAALEGPLLLYLRASDGTAPVAMPRDLAAGWKTLVERVCG
- a CDS encoding GAF and ANTAR domain-containing protein, whose protein sequence is MSEELDELTEAMRGLTRALEDDEQGTALFEVICAEAVRAVPGADMASVTVLRSGKGETAATTDPRATQVDAAQYAAGEGPCLQAADTGEIVRLSLPAADHRWPEFTDVTKELGLGSYLAAPLRVDEDLAGALNLFGFGDHGFRELDSQLLKVYLTMVAFGLRTNHRYHAARGRAEQLDHAMQSRSVIEQAKGMLMAIHRINADEAMHRLITESQTTNTKLRDIAVRFVATVSDR
- a CDS encoding glutamine amidotransferase-related protein → MAFEDLGVLEPLLLARGYTVDYLEAGVDPITPERLSAPDVVVVLGGPIGVGDTALYAFLSDELTAIAARLFLRRPTLGICLGAQLIAAALGAAVTPTGKKEIGYSRLALTPTGRDSILSPLDGVPVLHWHGDQFAIPAGSVTLAETPGFPPPGVQPRPGHPRPPVPPRSRPHAPRTLAHRPHCRTGHRGRRPPHPPRRRHHPRPHPRPRGAHRLHGVARRSRRGARRSRVTR
- a CDS encoding helix-turn-helix domain-containing protein, which translates into the protein MRTLRMLRQERGWTLDELARRTGLTKSYLSKVERGNSTPSIAVAIGLAEALGVDVTQLFGDAQDSANLEVRRVGTAADPTVPDSGSSFVHLAGGVVGKQMLPFLIYPPADEVECLYRAHSGDELILVRSGEIEMRFPDRTERLAAGDSVYFRGGIPHYVKSISPEPAEVLLVIAAPEEQA
- a CDS encoding amidase family protein; protein product: MDPFVRHLILQGQQLDHVRVKKTELVRTEMWTKLSAVFANYDLLMCPTQAVPALAANHQNDDKSFTINGKPVDAYLAWALTYPFNLLSQLPVLTVPSGVSSSGVPTGLQIVGKPYHDEAVFSAAKTFEAVAPWAQRHPNL
- a CDS encoding WxL protein peptidoglycan domain-containing protein, whose translation is MRSTLTRALAAVLLAAGFAATTAMPAAAQDTSSQDTASQDTVPWAVSTAANEFGADRVNYSYTAEAGEQVHDGLKVVNNGPAPLELAVYTADAFTRPDGQVDLLARDKKSVGVGAWARAASDHLKLGPGESADVPLTIAVPAGTKAGDFLGGIVTSVQQGTVERRLGIRIRLRVGGDLAPALSVEDAHVDYSGTANPFGTGDATLSYTLHNTGNAIAAARQSASVASLFGAWTAPAAAIPDSPQLLPGETWHVSVPVHGVVPGVRVSADVSLTPLLTDASGSVAPLAVVTGSAGGWAIPWTLLVVLVLLVLVVVFVVRRLRKRRADSAGASPAERPSAESEPAAAGTAESETVEPETAVSETAVSETAVS
- a CDS encoding purple acid phosphatase family protein, producing MKPSRSGRNLAFGIATVGVSLALAFGNGSATAATWTPTPPVKANTIVLGVGAQESQRVLSWYTSTNTDQRVELVPTNWLNHGKFPTNAKKFAAVIGSNSVNGGFNAHATLDGLQQNTAYSYRIGNSDGWSPTYSFKTQSFKGDFDFLFYGDPQIGSSGDLAKDGAGWADTLNVSLAANPKAELLVSGGDQVESANTEADWDAFLGSDKLRQYPWAATIGNHDVGGKSYEQHFWTPNTDRSTPFYNGSQNTNSGGDYWYTYKGVLFIDLNSNAYANGADEAHIAYVTDVIKKHGKDAKYTVLVYHHSIYSPASHANDGDNQLRRKDFPTAFSNLGVDLVLQGHDHSYSRSYVLKNGQKANPAEQPGATSVVQGPGGVVYVTANSASGSKYYDLTDPDVTKDPNYGPDPLNPTNHYANSVENQEHVRTYVKVEVRDDKLMVENVRSGTCAAPNAAVERGNDKWCGPDEGASPAGKVGSLVDQVVIHTKGDNGHGNDGHNGGGSSNGGHGNDGHGHDDHDGPCWVSQTLGKLGSTLTALS
- a CDS encoding HupE/UreJ family protein; translation: MTSPGSGQVRAELGLEYDLLVVSVADAEHDDPLFQQGTAAFDAQDSAAQAKALEGHSAAVIKYVTDRFHVSTESPCVPTKDGGFRMEQREGVPYALLDLDYRCEGADAHEVRSALFPDTEGYVRDTKTVVTYDLDLTSGSAALDAHQPSFSTQQSFGERFWEFFRLGAEHLLTGLDHILFLLALIAGSRRLREIVLAATTFTLAHSVTFVLAALGLVTVPANIIEPLIALSIAVVAAWPLWRLWRRKVNGIDDELLGDGHFSLDRAGWTRLAVVFCFGLCHGLGFASALGIDTAWSWTLLWSLLVFNVGIETVQLAIIAIVFPLLVLIRRKANFAPQWTTGVIAAAVSVMGLTWFVQRIAEG